Proteins from a genomic interval of Lycium ferocissimum isolate CSIRO_LF1 chromosome 2, AGI_CSIRO_Lferr_CH_V1, whole genome shotgun sequence:
- the LOC132038963 gene encoding probable metal-nicotianamine transporter YSL7, translating to MDRSNSVSRNRKKNNDTEREEEVGGEASVERIFESKEVPPWQKQLTLRAFCVSFILGILFTFIVMKLSLTTGIIPSLNVSAGLLGFFFVKIWTRLLEKSGFLKQPFTRQENTVIQTCVVATSGIAFSGGFGSYLFAMSEVAAKQSTEANNAFNIKNPSLGWMIGFLFVVSFLGLFSVVPLRKIMIVDFKLTYPSGTATAHLINSFHTPQGAKLAKKQVKTLAKFFSFSFVWGFFQWFFTAGDDCGFASFPTFGLKAYENKFYFDFSATYVGVGMICPYLINISLLLGSILSWGIMWPLIQERKGHWFPADQSPSSLHGLQGYKVFIAIAMILGDGLYNFCKVFGRTLYGLYLQFRSKNEGAVLPVGAPTEPSMSFDDQRRTELFLKDQIPTWVSIVGYVGIAVISTITLPHIFPQLKWYHIIVIYIFAPVLAFCNAYGCGLTDWSLASTYGKLAIFTIGAWAGLSHGGVLAGLAACGVMMNIVSTASDLTQDFKTGYMTLASPRSMFISQIIGTAMGCVISPCVFWLFYKAFPDLGTQGSAYPAPYALVYRNMSIIGVEGFSALPKNCLTLCYVFFIGAIVINGIRDLAGKNKAKYIPLPMAMAIPFYLGSYFAIDMCLGSLILFVWTKINKAKADAFGPAVASGLICGDGIWTLPSSVLALAGVNPPICMKFLSRNANARVDSFLSS from the exons ATGGATAGATCCAACAGTGTGAGTAGaaacagaaagaaaaataatgacaccgaaagagaagaagaagtagGAGGAGAAGCTTCTGTGGAAAGGATATTTGAGTCAAAAGAAGTGCCACCATGGCAAAAACAGTTAACATTGAGGGCTTTTTGTGTGAGTTTCATATTGGGAATTCTATtcactttcattgtcatgaaaCTGAGTCTCACAACTGGTATTATACCTTCACTCAATGTATCTGCTGGACTTTTGGGGTTCTTTTTTGTCAAGATTTGGACTAGACTTCTTGAGAAATCTGGGTTTCTTAAACAACCTTTTACTCGTCAAGAAAACACCGTTATTCAGACCTGTGTTGTTGCTACTTCCGGCATTGCATTTAGCG GAGGTTTTGGAAGCTATCTGTTTGCGATGAGTGAAGTTGCTGCCAAACAGTCAACTGAAGCTAATAATGCATTTAATATTAAGAATCCTTCTTTGGGATGGATGATAGGGTTTCTTTTCGTTGTTAGCTTTCTTGGCCTTTTCTCAGTTGTTCCTCTTCGTAAG ATTATGATCGTAGACTTCAAACTGACTTATCCAAGTGGCACTGCAACTGCTCACCTGATCAATAGTTTCCATACGCCACAAGGAGCTAAGCTAGCAAA GAAACAAGTAAAAACTCTGGCAAAGTTCTTCAGCTTCAGCTTCGTATGGGGTTTCTTCCAATGGTTTTTCACTGCTGGGGATGACTGTGGATTTGCGAGCTTCCCCACGTTTGGTCTCAAAGCATATGAGAACAA GTTTTACTTTGACTTCTCAGCaacatatgttggtgttgggaTGATTTGTCCTTATCTAATCAACATATCTTTGCTACTTGGATCTATCCTTTCTTGGGGTATAATGTGGCCTCTGATTCAGGAAAGAAAGGGTCATTGGTTCCCTGCAGATCAGAGTCCCAGCAGCCTTCATGGCTTGCAGGGCTATAAG GTCTTCATAGCAATAGCCATGATCCTTGGTGATGGTCTCTACAATTTCTGCAAGGTATTTGGACGAACATTATATGGTTTGTATTTGCAATTTCGCAGTAAAAATGAAGGAGCAGTCCTGCCAGTTGGTGCTCCTACAGAGCCTTCCATGTCTTTTGATGACCAGCGACGAACAGAGCTTTTCCTCAAGGATCAAATTCCAACATGGGTTTCCATAGTTGGTTATGTTGGCATTGCCGTCATCTCTACTATAACACTTCCACACATTTTCCCTCAACTTAAGTGGTACCATATCATCgtgatttatatttttgcacCGGTATTAGCCTTCTGTAATGCTTATGGTTGTGGTCTAACTGACTGGTCTTTGGCATCCACCTACGGAAAGCTGGCAATCTTTACGATTGGTGCATGGGCCGGGCTTTCTCATGGAGGGGTTCTTGCTGGACTAGCCGCATGTGGTGTCATGATGAACATAGTCTCCACTGCATCTGACCTAACGCAGGACTTCAAAACCGGTTACATGACTTTAGCTTCTCCAAGGTCCATGTTCATAAGCCAGATTATTGGCACAGCAATGGGTTGTGTCATCTCGCCATGTGTATTTTGGCTCTTCTATAAGGCGTTCCCTGACTTAGGTACCCAAGGTTCAGCATACCCAGCCCCTTATGCCTTGGTGTATCGTAACATGTCTATCATCGGAGTTGAAGGTTTCTCAGCTCTTCCGAAGAACTGCCTCACCCTGTGCTACGTATTCTTCATAGGAGCAATTGTAATCAATGGCATCAGAGATCTCGCAGGAAAGAACAAGGCAAAGTACATTCCTCTCCCAATGGCTATGGCTATACCCTTTTATCTTGGATCCTACTTTGCTATTGATATGTGTCTCGGTAGCTTGATATTGTTTGTTTGGACAAAGATTAACAAGGCCAAGGCTGATGCATTTGGCCCTGCCGTGGCTTCTGGTCTGATTTGTGGTGATGGGATATGGACCTTACCCAGTTCAGTTCTGGCTTTGGCAGGAGTGAATCCACCCATTTGCATGAAGTTTCTGTCTAGGAATGCTAACGCTAGGGTCGATAGTTTCTTAAGTTCTTGA
- the LOC132038980 gene encoding uncharacterized protein LOC132038980 — translation MCLVFVCDEDERVLQRQAAPGACPYCGGMVQALDVESQWRFCFLPLYFKTKRRYYCTLCTRRLIIQ, via the coding sequence ATGTGTTTGGTGTTTGTATGTGATGAAGATGAGAGGGTGTTACAAAGACAAGCAGCTCCAGGGGCTTGTCCTTACTGTGGAGGGATGGTTCAAGCCTTGGATGTGGAGAGCCAGTGGAGATTCTGCTTTCTCCCTCTTTATTTCAAGACTAAACGCAGATATTACTGTACCCTTTGCACTAGGCGTCTCATCATCCAATAA